Genomic segment of Microbacterium hydrocarbonoxydans:
CCGAGAAGGCCAAGTCGCTCCTCGCCGAGGCCGGCTACACCGAGGCCAACCCGCTGAAGCTCGACTTCAACTACCCGGTCAACGTGTCGCGTCCGTACATGCCGGACCCCGAGCAGATCTTCACCGTGCTCTCGTCGCAGCTCGCCGAGGTGGGCGTCGAGACGACTCCGGTGTCGGAGGAGTGGGTCGAGTACCTCGACCGCACCACGGGCACGCCCGACCACGGAATCCACCTGCTCGGGTGGACCGGTGACTACAACGACACCGACAACTTCGTGGGCGTCTTCTTCGGCCAGCAGAGCTCTGAGTGGGGCTTCGACAACCCGGAGCTGTTCCAGAAGCTGAACGAGGCCCGCGGCGTCTCCAACCTCGAGGACCAGACGGCCCTGTACGAGGAGATCAACGAGATGGTCGCGCAGTTCATCCCCGGTGTGCCCCTCGCGCACCCGGCGCCGACCCTGGCGTTCGACCCGCGTGTCGAGAGCTACCCCGCCAGCCCGGTGAACGACGAGGTCTTCACTGACATCGTCCTGACCGAGTAGGTCCCGACCGCCTGAGATGCCTGCCGGGCCCTCGCGCACACAGCGCGGGGGCCCGGCAACGGCCTCGCCTCTGATCAACGGAGACCTCTTGCTGCGCACCATCGGCAGACGACTGCTGTTCCTCATTCCCACTCTGATCGGCCTCAGCATCCTGCTGTTCGCCTGGGTCAGGGCCCTGCCCGGCGGCCCTGCCGTCGCTCTTCTCGGTGAGAAGGCGACGCCGGAAGCCATCGCCAGGGTCAACGAGCTCTACGGCTTCAACAAGCCCCTCATCGAGCAGTACTTCATCTGGGTCGGACGCCTCCTTCAGGGAGACTTCGGCACATCGATCCAGACCAACCGCCCCGTCACCGAGGAGTTCTTCCGCCGCTTCCCGGCGACCATCGAGCTGAGCGTCCTCGCGCTCATCTTCGCGGTCGGCATCGGCATCCCGCTCGGATACTGGGCGGCTCGCCGCCATGGCAAGTTCACCGACCACGCGTCGGTGGTCCTGAGCCTGATCGGCATCACCATCCCGGTGTTCTTCCTCGCCTTCATCCTGAAATACGTCTTCGCGGTGCAGCTGGGCTGGCTGCCCTCCGACGGGCGCCAGAATCCACGGATAGACGCCACGCATCCGACCGGCTTCTATGTGTGGGACGGGATCATCACGGGTGAGTTCGACGCCTCGTGGGACGCGCTCATGCACCTCGTGCTCCCCGCGCTCGCGCTCGGCACCATCCCGCTCGCGATCATCGTGCGCATCACCAGGGCCAGTGTGCTCGAGGTACAGAACGCCGACTACGTGCGCACGGGCCGCGCCAAGGGCGTGGGCTCCTCGACGCTGCGCAGTCGCTTCATCCTGCGAAACGCGATGCTGCCCGTGATCACGA
This window contains:
- a CDS encoding ABC transporter permease; this encodes MLRTIGRRLLFLIPTLIGLSILLFAWVRALPGGPAVALLGEKATPEAIARVNELYGFNKPLIEQYFIWVGRLLQGDFGTSIQTNRPVTEEFFRRFPATIELSVLALIFAVGIGIPLGYWAARRHGKFTDHASVVLSLIGITIPVFFLAFILKYVFAVQLGWLPSDGRQNPRIDATHPTGFYVWDGIITGEFDASWDALMHLVLPALALGTIPLAIIVRITRASVLEVQNADYVRTGRAKGVGSSTLRSRFILRNAMLPVITTIGLQTGLLISGAVLTETVFAFPGIGSFLARAIFTRDFPVLQGFIIFIAIAYALINLAVDVSYSFIDPRVRVQ